One Osmerus eperlanus chromosome 16, fOsmEpe2.1, whole genome shotgun sequence DNA segment encodes these proteins:
- the LOC134036236 gene encoding myosin heavy chain, fast skeletal muscle-like → MAQYGKAAIYLRKPEKERLEAQTAPFDAKNACYVTDVKELYLKGLVIKRDGGKCDVKILDTEETKTFKEEDVYNMNPPKFDKIEDMAMMTYLNEASVLYNLKERYAAWMIYTYSGLFCATVNPYKWLPVYDMEVVNAYRGKKRMEAPPHIFSVSDNAYQFMLTDRENQSVLITGESGAGKTVNTKRVIQYFATIAVSGGEKKKEPTPGKMQGSLEDQIIAANPLLEAYGNAKTVRNDNSSRFGKFIRIHFHTTGKLASADIETYLLEKSRVSFQLPDERGYHIFYQMMTNHKPELVEMALITTNPYDYPMISQGQITVASIDDTVELDATDDAIDILGFSGEEKMSIYKMTGAVMHHGNMHFKQKQREEQAEPDGTEVADKIAYLLGLNSADMLKALCYPKVKVGNEYVTKGQTVPQVNNSVSALAKSIYERMFLWMVVRINQMLDTKQPRNFFIGVLDIAGFEIFDFNSMEQLCINFTNEKLQQFFNHTMFVLEQEEYKKEGIVWEFIDFGMDLAACIELIEKPMGIFSILEEECMFPKASDTSFKNKLYDQHLGKTKAFEKPKPAKGKAEAHFSLVHYAGTVDYNITGWLDKNKDPLNDSVIQLYGKSPVKLLATIYVAAPPEDTSKKGGKKKGGSMQTVSSQFRENLGKLMTNLRSTHPHFVRCLIPNESKTPGLMENFLVIHQLRCNGVLEGIRICRKGFPSRIIYADFKQRYKVLNASVIPEGQFMDNKKASEKLLGSIDVNHDEYKFGHTKVFFKAGLLGVLEEMRDEKLANLVTMTQALARGYVMRKEFTKMMERRESIYTIQYNVRSFMNVKHWPWMKVYYKIKPLLQSAETEKELANMKEDYEKCKVALEKAEARKKELEEKMVSLLQEKNDLSLQVASESENLNDAEERCEGLIKSKIQLEAKLKETTERLEDEEEMNAELTAKKRKLEDECSELKKDIDDLELTLAKVEKEKHATENKVKNLTEEMASQDESVAKLTKEKKALQEAHQQTLDDLQAEEDKVNTLTKAKTKLEQQVDDLEGSLEQEKKLRMDLERGKRKLEGDLKLAQESIMDLENDKQQSDEKIKKKDFETSQLLSKIEDEQSLGAQLQKKIKELQARIEELEEEIEAERAARAKVEKQRADLSRELEEISERLEEAGGATAAQIEMNKKREAEFQKLRRDLEESTLQHEATASALRKKQADSVAELGEQIDNLQRVKQKLEKEKSEFKMEIDDLSSNMEAVAKAKGNLEKMCRTLEDQLCEIKTKNDENVRQVNDISGQRARLLTENGEFGRQLEEKEALVSQLTRGKQAYTQQIEELKRHVEEEIKAKNALAHGVQSARHDCDLLREQFEEEQEAKAELQRGMSKANSEVAQWRTKYETDAIQRTEELEEAKKKLAQRLQEAEENIEATNSKCASLEKTKQRLQGEVEDLMIDVERANALAANLDKKQRNFDKVLAEWKQKYEEGQAELEGAQKEARSLSTELFKMKNSYEEALDQLETLKRENKNLQQEISDLTEQIGETGKSIHELEKAKKTVETEKSEIQTALEEAEGTLEHEESKILRVQLELNQVKGEVDRKLAEKDEEMEQIKRNSQRVADSMQSTLDSEVRSRNDALRIKKKMEGDLNEMEIQLSHANRQAAESQKQLRNVQAQLKDAQLHLDDAVRAAEDMKEQAAMVERRNGLMLAEIEELRVGLEQTERGRKVAEQELVDASERVGLLHSQNTSLLNTKKKLESDLVQVQGEVDDTVQEARNAEEKAKKAITDAAMMAEELKKEQDTSSHLERMKKNLEVTVKDLQHRLDEAENLAMKGGKKQLQKLESRVRELETEVEAEQRRGVDAVKGVRKYERRVKELTYQTEEDKKNVTRLQDLVDKLQLKVKAYKRQAEEAEEQANSHMSKFRKVQHELEEAEERADIAESQVNKLRSKSRDSGKAKEAE, encoded by the exons ATGGCCCAATATGGCAAGGCCGCCATTTACCTTCGTAAGCCTGAGAAGGAGAGGCTTGAGGCCCAGACGGCACCTTTTGATGCCAAGAATGCCTGCTATGTGACTGATGTCAAGGAGTTGTACCTCAAGGGTCTGGTTATTAAGAGGGATGGCGGGAAGTGTGACGTAAAAATCCTTGACACTGAAGAG ACCAAAACCTTTAAAGAGGAGGATGTCTACAACATGAACCCCCCTAAATTTGACAAGATTGAGGATATGGCCATGATGACCTACCTCAATGAAGCTTCTGTCCTGTATAACCTCAAAGAGCGTTATGCCGCATGGATGATCTAC ACCTACTCTGGGCTCTTCTGTGCCACGGTGAACCCCTACAAGTGGCTCCCTGTGTATGACATGGAAGTGGTCAATGCCTACAGAGGGAAGAAGCGTATGGAGGCTCCACCCCacatcttctctgtctctgacaaCGCCTATCAGTTCATGTTGACAG ATAGGGAGAACCAGTCCGTCCTGATTAC TGGAGAATCCGGTGCTGGAAAGACTGTCAACACCAAACGTGTCATCCAGTACTTTGCCACCATtgctgtgtctggaggtgagaagaagaaggaaccAACTCCTGGCAAAATGCAG GGTTCTCTTGAGGATCAGATCATTGCAGCTAACCCTCTACTGGAGGCCTACGGTAATGCCAAGACAGTGAGGAACGACAACTCCTCTCGCTTT GGTAAATTCATCAGGATTCACTTCCACACTACTGGCAAACTGGCTAGTGCTGACATTGAGACCT acCTTCTGGAGAAGTCCAGAGTGAGCTTCCAGCTGCCTGATGAGAGAGGCTACCACATCTTCTACCAGATGATGACCAACCACAAACCTGAACTTGTTG AAATGGCGCTCATCACTACCAACCCCTACGACTACCCCATGATCAGCCAGGGTCAGATCACTGTGGCCAGTATTGATGACACGGTTGAGCTTGACGCCACAGAT GATGCTATTGACATCTTGGGCTTCTCCGGTGAAGAGAAGATGAGCATCTACAAGATGACTGGTGCTGTCATGCACCACGGCAACATGCACTTCAAGCAGAAGCAACGTGAGGAGCAGGCTGAGCCAGATGGCACAGAGG TGGCTGACAAAATCGCTTACCTTCTGGGTCTGAACTCAGCTGACATGCTAAAAGCCCTGTGCTACCCCAAAGTGAAGGTCGGCAATGAGTATGTGACCAAGGGTCAAACAGTGCCTCAG GTGAACAACTCAGTGAGTGCTCTGGCCAAGTCCATCTATGAGAGGATGTTCTTGTGGATGGTCGTCCGCATCAACCAGATGTTGGACACCAAGCAACCTAGGAACTTCTTTATTGGTGTGCTCGACATTGCTGGATTTGAGATCTTTGAT TTCAACAGTATGGAGCAGCTGTGCATCAACTTCACCAATGAGAAACTGCAACAGTTCTTCAACCACACCATGTTCGTCCTGGAGCAAGAGGAGTACAAGAAGGAGGGCATTGTCTGGGAGTTCATTGACTTTGGCATGGACTTGGCTGCCTGCATTGAGCTCATTGAGAAG CCAATGGGCATTTTCTCCATCCTTGAAGAGGAGTGCATGTTCCCCAAGGCTTCAGACACTTCCTTCAAGAACAAGCTGTATGACCAGCATCTTGGTAAGACCAAGGCATTTGAGAAGCCTAAACCAGCAAAGGGCAAGGCCGAGGCCCACTTCTCCCTGGTCCACTATGCTGGTACAGTGGACTACAATATCACTGGATGGCTTGACAAGAACAAGGATCCCCTGAACGACTCTGTGATTCAGCTGTATGGAAAGTCGCCAGTCAAACTGTTGGCCACCATTTATGTTGCTGCTCCACCTGAGG ATACCTCAAAGAAAGGAGGCAAGAAGAAGGGAGGTTCCatgcagactgtgtcctctcagtTCAGA GAGAACTTGGGCAAGCTGATGACCAACTTGAGGAGCACCCACCCTCACTTTGTGCGTTGTCTGATCCCCAATGAGTCAAAGACTCCAG GTTTGATGGAGAACTTCCTGGTTATCCACCAGCTGAGGTGTAATGGTGTGCTGGAGGGTATTAGGATCTGCAGAAAGGGCTTCCCCAGCAGAATCATCTATGCTGACTTCAAGCAGAG ATACAAGGTATTGAATGCCAGTGTCATCCCCGAAGGCCAGTTCATGGATAACAAGAAGGCTTCTGAGAAGCTGCTTGGGTCAATTGATGTGAACCATGACGAGTACAAGTTTGGACACACCAAG GTGTTCTTCAAAGCTGGTCTGCTTGGTGTccttgaggagatgagagatgagaagcTTGCTAATCTGGTAACCATGACGCAAGCTCTTGCCCGTGGATACGTGATGAGGAAGGAGTTTACCAAgatgatggagaggag AGAGTCTATCTACACCATCCAGTACAATGTCCGCTCATTCATGAATGTGAAACACTGGCCATGGATGAAGGTCTACTACAAGATCAAGCCTCTCCTGCAAAGtgctgagacagagaaggagctggCCAACATGAAAGAGGACTATGAGAAATGTAAAGTTGCTCTTGAAAAGGCTGAGGCTCGCaaaaaagagctggaggagaagatggTGTCCCTCCTGCAGGAGAAGAACGACCTGTCTCTTCAAGTAGCATCT GAATCAGAAAATCTGAATGATGctgaggagagatgtgagggtcTGATCAAGAGCAAGATCCAGCTGGAGGCCAAACTCAAAGAGACAACAGAAAgactggaggatgaagaggagatgaatgctgagctgacagccaagaagaggaagctggaggatgAGTGCTCTGAACTGAAGAAGGACATTGATGATCTGGAGCTTACCCTGGCcaaagtggagaaggagaagcatgCCACAGAGAACAAG GTTAAAAACCTGACTGAGGAGATGGCATCTCAAGATGAGAGTGTTGCCAAGCTGACCAAGGAGAAGAAAGCCCTGCAAGAGGCCCACCAGCAGACACTGGATGACCTGCAGGCAGAGGAGGACAAAGTCAACACTCTGACCAAGGCCAAGACCAAGCTGGAACAGCAAGTCGATGAC CTTGAAGGTTCTCTGGAGCAAGAGAAGAAGCTCCGTATGGATCTTGAGAGAGGCAAGAGAAAGCTGGAAGGAGACCTGAAACTGGCCCAGGAGTCCATCATGGACCTGGAGAACGACAAACAGCAGTCTGATGAGAAGATCAAGAA GAAGGACTTTGAGaccagccagctcctcagcaagaTTGAGGATGAGCAGTCTCTGGGTGCCCAGCTGCAGAAGAAGATCAAGGAGCTCCAG GCTcgtattgaggagctggaggaggagattgaGGCTGAGCGTGCTGCCAGGGCCAaggtggagaagcagagggcCGATCTATCCAGGGAACTCGAGGAGAtcagtgagaggctggaggaggctggaggcgcCACAGCTGCTCAGATTGAGATGAACAAGAAGCGAGAGGCTGAGTTCCAGAAGCTGAGACGTGACCTGGAGGAGTCCACCCTGCAGCATGAGGCCACAGCCTCAGCCCTGAGGAAGaagcaggctgacagtgtggcagagctgggagagcaGATCGACAACCTGCAGCGCGTCAAACAGaagctggagaaagagaagagtgaaTTCAAGATGGAGATTGATGACCTGTCCTCCAACATGGAGGCAGTTGCTAAGGCTAAG GGCAATCTGGAGAAGATGTGCCGGACCCTTGAGGACCAGCTCTGTGAGATCAAGACCAAGAACGATGAGAATGTGCGCCAGGTCAATGACATCAGTGGACAGAGAGCCAGACTCCTTACTGAGAACG GTGAGTTTGGTcgccagctggaggagaaggaggccctGGTGTCCCAGTTGACCAGAGGCAAGCAGGCCTACACCCAGCAGATTGAGGAGCTCAAGAGGCATGTTGAGGAGGAGATCAAG GCTAAGAACGCACTGGCCCATGGAGTCCAATCTGCTCGCCATGACTGTGATctgctgagggagcagtttgaggaggagcaggaggccaaGGCAGAGCTGCAACGTGGCATGTCCAAGGCTAACTCGGAGGTGGCTCAGTGGAGAACCAAGTATGAAACTGATGCCATCCAGAGAACAGAGGAGTTGGAGGAAGCCAA GAAGAAGCTGGCTCAGCGTCTCCAGGAAGCTGAGGAGAACATTGAGGCCACCAACTCCAAGTGTGCCTCTCTGGAGAAGACCAAGcagaggctgcagggagaggtggaggacctcaTGATTGATGTTGAGAGAGCCAATGCCCTGGCTGCCAACCTGGATAAGAAGCAGAGGAACTTTGACAAG GTTCTTGCAGAATGGAAGCAGAAGTATGAGGAGGGCCAGGCTGAGCTGGAGGGAGCTCAGAAGGAGGCTCGTTCTCTCAGTACAGAGCTCTTCAAGATGAAGAACTCCTATGAGGAGGCTCTTGACCAGCTGGAGACtctgaagagagagaacaagaactTGCAAC AGGAGATCTCTGACCTGACCGAGCAGATCGGAGAGACTGGCAAGAGCATCCATGAACTGGAAAAGGCCAAGAAGACAGTGGAGACAGAGAAGTCTGAGATCCAGACGgctctggaggaggctgag GGAACCCTGGAGCATGAGGAGTCCAAGATTCTGCGTGTGCAGCTGGAGCTGAACCAGGTCAAGGGTGAGGTGGACAGAAAGCTggcagagaaggatgaggagatggagcagaTCAAGAGGAACAGCCAGAGGGTGGCTGACTCCATGCAGAGCACCCTGGACTCTGAGGTCCGCAGCAGGAATGATGCTCTGAGAAtcaagaagaagatggagggagacctgaatgAGATGGAGATCCAGCTGAGCCATGCTAACCGCCAGGCTGCTGAGTCCCAGAAGCAGCTGAGGAATGTTCAGGCACAGCTCAAG GATGCCCAGTTGCACCTGGATGATGCCGTCAGGGCCGCAGAGGACATGAAGGAACAGGCTGCCATGGTGGAACGTAGAAACGGTCTCATGTTGGCTGAGATTGAGGAGCTGAGAGTGGGtctggagcagacagagagaggccgcaAAGTGGCTGAGCAGGAGCTGGTGGATGCCAGCGAGAGAGTGGGACTGCTGCATTCCCAG AACACCAGCCTGTTGAACACCAAGAAGAAGCTTGAGTCTGACCTGGTTCAGGTGCAGGGTGAGGTGGATGACACTGTCCAGGAAGCCAGGAACGCTGAGGAGAAGGCCAAGAAGGCCATCACTGAT